Part of the Methylorubrum populi genome is shown below.
AACTTCTCGTAGCCGCCGAGATCCTCGTCGATCTTACGCGCGAGCTCGGCCGGGGGCTGGCCGCCGCCGTTGGGCTTCATCCAGTTCCAGAAATGGAGGTGGTTGTAGTGCTGGCCGGCGTTGTTGAAGAGCGCCTGATTGGTGTTGTAGCTCGCCTTGACGATCTCTTCGACGCTCTTGCCCGCGAGGTCGGTGCCCTCCAGCAGCTTGTTGCCGGTATCGACATAGGCCTTGTGATGCTTGTCGTGGTGGAACTCGAGGGTTTCCTTCGACATGTACGGGCCCAGCGCGTCGTAGGCGTAGGGCAGCTCGGGCAGGGTGAACGTCATGCGTGTCTCCTGGGTTGTCCGGGTCTCGCGGGGAGCGGAGGCGAAGCGCGCAGGTCGTTCGAAGCGCGCGGCCGGCGAGGTGACGGGCGGGTAGGTAAGTCGGCGGGCCGGGCTCGGCAACGCCACCGGAGCCGTATCCGCGCGCCTGTCACCGGCGAAAGCGCGGCATCCACCGTTTTGCGCACGGCTTGGGCTGTGCGTTGGGCTGTGTAAGGAGAGACGGCAAGGCCGGTTTCCAGGGACAACAGGACCGGGTGATTTTGCAATGCGCGGGCTGGGGGTTATCCTGTCCTCTCCACGCCGCCCGCGACAGTCAGTCGAGAGTACCATGGTCGTCGCGCTGCTCG
Proteins encoded:
- a CDS encoding superoxide dismutase — translated: MTFTLPELPYAYDALGPYMSKETLEFHHDKHHKAYVDTGNKLLEGTDLAGKSVEEIVKASYNTNQALFNNAGQHYNHLHFWNWMKPNGGGQPPAELARKIDEDLGGYEKFKADFIQAGVGQFGSGWAWLAVKDGKLAILKTPNGENPLVHGAKPILGVDVWEHSYYIDYRNRRPDYLKAFIENLVNWEYVEKLYGEAKA